A region of Nocardioides alkalitolerans DNA encodes the following proteins:
- a CDS encoding MaoC family dehydratase, with product MRTFTSLDEVAAAAGEDLGVSDWVEIDQDRVNTFADATGDHQWIHVDVERAAEGPFGGTIAHGYLTLSLVPWLGSLVFGFDTPGAKLNYGVNKVRFPQPLLVGRRVRAHVALGDVADLPAGKQVHIRYTIEIEDEAKPACVAETVVLLLP from the coding sequence ATGCGCACGTTCACGTCCCTCGACGAGGTCGCCGCAGCCGCCGGCGAGGACCTGGGGGTCTCGGACTGGGTGGAGATCGACCAGGACCGGGTCAACACGTTCGCCGACGCCACCGGCGACCACCAGTGGATCCACGTCGACGTCGAGCGCGCGGCGGAGGGTCCGTTCGGCGGCACGATCGCGCACGGCTACCTGACCCTGTCCCTCGTCCCGTGGCTCGGCAGCCTGGTCTTCGGCTTCGACACCCCTGGCGCCAAGCTGAACTACGGCGTCAACAAGGTCCGCTTCCCGCAGCCGCTGCTCGTGGGACGTCGCGTGCGCGCCCACGTGGCGCTGGGCGACGTCGCCGACCTGCCGGCCGGCAAGCAGGTGCACATCCGCTACACGATCGAGATCGAGGACGAGGCGAAGCCCGCCTGCGTCGCGGAGACGGTCGTCCTGCTGCTGCCCTGA
- a CDS encoding adenosine deaminase, translated as MAETTPSAAPADLSRELIRRVPKVLLHDHLDGGLRPQTIVELAAEIGHPLPADDAAGLADWFAASADSGSLVRYLETFSHTVAVMQTVPAITRIARECIEDLAADGVVYAEVRYAPELMTDQGLTPDAVVAAVQAGFEEGMALAREAGTPIVARQLLTAMRHQAMSREIAELAVSWRDRGVTGFDIAGAEAGFPPTRHLDAFEYLRRENAHFTIHAGEAFGLPSIWEALQWCGADRLGHGVRIIDDVEVGPDGQVRLGRLANYVRDKRIPLEMCPSSNVQTGAAPSIAEHPIGLLADLRFRVTVNTDNRLMSRTSMSQEMWLLHTELGFGLDRLEWLTTNAMKSAFTHYDKRYALITEVIKPGYAALR; from the coding sequence ATGGCCGAGACCACCCCTTCCGCCGCTCCCGCAGACCTCTCCCGCGAGCTCATCCGCCGCGTGCCCAAGGTGCTGCTCCACGACCACCTCGACGGCGGGCTGCGCCCGCAGACGATCGTCGAGCTCGCCGCCGAGATCGGGCACCCGCTGCCCGCGGACGACGCCGCCGGTCTCGCCGACTGGTTCGCCGCGTCGGCAGACTCGGGCTCCCTGGTGCGCTACCTGGAGACGTTCTCCCACACCGTCGCGGTGATGCAGACCGTCCCGGCGATCACGCGGATCGCCCGGGAGTGCATCGAGGACCTCGCCGCCGACGGCGTGGTCTACGCCGAGGTGCGGTACGCGCCCGAGCTCATGACCGACCAGGGCCTCACGCCCGACGCCGTGGTGGCCGCGGTGCAGGCCGGCTTCGAGGAGGGCATGGCGCTGGCCCGCGAGGCCGGCACCCCGATCGTCGCCCGTCAGCTGCTCACCGCCATGCGGCACCAGGCGATGTCGCGCGAGATCGCCGAGCTCGCCGTCTCCTGGCGCGACCGCGGCGTCACCGGCTTCGACATCGCGGGCGCCGAGGCCGGGTTCCCGCCCACCCGCCACCTCGACGCGTTCGAGTACCTGCGTCGCGAGAACGCGCACTTCACCATCCACGCCGGCGAGGCGTTCGGGCTGCCGTCGATCTGGGAGGCCCTCCAGTGGTGCGGCGCCGACCGGCTCGGTCACGGCGTGCGGATCATCGACGACGTCGAGGTCGGTCCCGACGGCCAGGTCCGGCTCGGCCGGCTGGCGAACTACGTGCGCGACAAGCGCATCCCCCTGGAGATGTGCCCCAGCTCGAACGTGCAGACCGGCGCGGCGCCGTCGATCGCGGAGCACCCCATCGGTCTGCTGGCCGACCTCCGGTTCCGGGTCACGGTCAACACCGACAACCGGCTGATGAGCCGCACGTCGATGTCGCAGGAGATGTGGCTGCTCCACACGGAGCTGGGCTTCGGCCTCGACCGCCTCGAGTGGCTGACGACGAACGCGATGAAGTCGGCCTTCACCCACTACGACAAGCGTTACGCGCTCATCACCGAGGTCATCAAGCCCGGTTACGCGGCGTTGCGCTGA